In one window of Ovis aries strain OAR_USU_Benz2616 breed Rambouillet chromosome 3, ARS-UI_Ramb_v3.0, whole genome shotgun sequence DNA:
- the LOC121819120 gene encoding uncharacterized protein LOC121819120 translates to MRRRRLPPSLGALLLSVLLPHARPKPRAGACRREGRGVAQRRTLPGGQDSARAARPSEAAPVAPARPSRDPGWAQPPGTGSRLPRWWGRESRGRNRLSGLCRPPRPLALQRPGRRAVLTPGHPLTRQPGLLQPAEPLGTRKKKEAAADLQIQEYKSGPWEKRTPPSWPLLGKRSLWSSPYWEMRNSHPPAPKDGHS, encoded by the coding sequence ATGCGAAGGCGGCGGCTCCCGCCCTCTCTCGGAGCCCTCCTCCTCAGCGTCCTCCTCCCCCACGCAAGGCCAAAACCCCGAGCAGGAGCCTGCAGGAGAGAAGGCCGAGGTGTGGCCCAGCGCAGAACCTTGCCGGGTGGGCAGGACTCAGCGAGAGCGGCCCGCCCGAGTGAGGCCGCGCCCGTGGCCCCCGCGCGGCCGAGTCGAGACCCTGGGTGGGCGCAGCCTCCCGGGACCGGATCCCGCCTGCCCCGGTGGTGGGGCCGGGAGTCGCGCGGAAGAAACCGACTCAGCGGACTCTGCCGACCGCCCAGGCCCCTGGCACTTCAGAGGCCCGGGAGGCGTGCGGTCCTCACCCCGGGCCACCCCCTGACCCGCCAGCCTGGTCTCCTGCAGCCCGCGGAACCTCTGGGAactaggaagaagaaagaagccGCCGCAGATCTCCAGATCCAAGAATATAAATCGGGGCCTTGGGAAAAGAGAACGCCGCCCAGTTGGCCCCTTTTAGGAAAACGTTCTCTTTGGAGTTCCCCCTATTGGGAGATGAGGAATTCCCACCCCCCGGCCCCCAAGGATGGACATAGTTAA